Proteins from a single region of Rhinolophus sinicus isolate RSC01 linkage group LG13, ASM3656204v1, whole genome shotgun sequence:
- the ZSWIM1 gene encoding zinc finger SWIM domain-containing protein 1 isoform X2: MFQVFKKCNPAWEKVCTILVDPYFLPLPTLAMEFPAAEVLPSAFHICKFLQGKFYQLSLEQPVEQVLLTSLQSTMCSATAGNLRKLYTLLSNCIPPDQLPKLHSYWLLNDRIWLAHRWRSHAESSRYFQDLEVTTRVLSQFFGTTPSVEQGMTSLLRYMQQNSGDMASFSLGLSPQSTCAPSDVSPQSPKVEQLVEACIQHSLHTICTGPAAQLCLGELAVVQKSVHLIGSGSEKVNIQILEDTHRVQPQPPASCSCYFNQAFHLPCRHILAMLGARHQVLQPDMLPSQWTEGCAASLDNILGSKWSETLDKHLAVTLLTEEVGQLLQHCSQEEFERRYSTLRELADSWIGPYEQVQL; the protein is encoded by the coding sequence ATGTTCCAGGTGTTCAAGAAGTGTAACCCAGCCTGGGAGAAAGTCTGTACCATCCTAGTGGATCCCTacttcctccctctgcccaccctaGCTATGGAGTTCCCCGCAGCTGAGGTCCTGCCCTCAGCCTTCCACATCTGTAAGTTCCTCCAGGGCAAGTTCTATCAGCTTTCCCTCGAACAGCCTGTGGAGCAGGTACTCCTGACCTCCCTGCAGAGCACAATGTGCTCGGCCACAGCTGGCAACCTGAGGAAATTGTACACACTCCTGAGCAATTGCATCCCCCCAGACCAGCTGCCCAAGCTCCACTCATACTGGCTGCTCAATGACCGCATCTGGCTGGCCCACCGCTGGAGGAGCCACGCCGAGAGCAGCCGCTACTTCCAGGACCTGGAGGTCACCACCCGAGTCCTCAGCCAGTTCTTTGGCACCACCCCATCTGTGGAACAAGGCATGACCTCCCTGCTCCGATACATGCAACAGAACTCTGGAGACATGGCAAGCTTCAGCCTGGGCCTGAGTCCCCAGAGCACTTGTGCCCCTTCAGACGTCAGCCCCCAAAGCCCCAAAGTGGAGCAGTTGGTAGAAGCCTGCATCCAACACTCCCTCCACACCATCTGCACGGGGCCCgcagcccagctctgcctggggGAGCTTGCCGTGGTCCAGAAATCCGTGCACCTCATTGGCTCGGGCTCCGAAAAGGTGAACATCCAGATCCTGGAGGACACCCATAGGGTGCAGCCCCAGCCCCCTGCCAGCTGCAGCTGCTACTTTAACCAGGCCTTCCACCTGCCCTGCCGCCACATCCTAGCCATGCTCGGTGCCCGCCACCAGGTGCTCCAACCCGACATGTTGCCGTCTCAGTGGACAGAAGGTTGTGCTGCCAGTCTAGACAACATCCTGGGCAGCAAATGGAGTGAGACCCTGGATAAACACTTGGCCGTGACTCTCCTCACCGAGGAGGTGGGTCAGCTCTTGCAGCACTGCAGCCAGGAGGAGTTTGAAAGGCGGTATAGCACCCTGCGGGAACTGGCCGACAGCTGGATCGGCCCTTACGAGCAGGTCCAGCTGTGA
- the ZSWIM1 gene encoding zinc finger SWIM domain-containing protein 1 isoform X1 yields the protein MALTMLNELLIEDPSPPVLLYQVSKTAKLDTLNYQSCFMQNVFAHFPEILFIHRTYNPRGKVLYTFLVDGPRVQLEGHLARAVYFAIPAKEDAEGLAQMFQVFKKCNPAWEKVCTILVDPYFLPLPTLAMEFPAAEVLPSAFHICKFLQGKFYQLSLEQPVEQVLLTSLQSTMCSATAGNLRKLYTLLSNCIPPDQLPKLHSYWLLNDRIWLAHRWRSHAESSRYFQDLEVTTRVLSQFFGTTPSVEQGMTSLLRYMQQNSGDMASFSLGLSPQSTCAPSDVSPQSPKVEQLVEACIQHSLHTICTGPAAQLCLGELAVVQKSVHLIGSGSEKVNIQILEDTHRVQPQPPASCSCYFNQAFHLPCRHILAMLGARHQVLQPDMLPSQWTEGCAASLDNILGSKWSETLDKHLAVTLLTEEVGQLLQHCSQEEFERRYSTLRELADSWIGPYEQVQL from the coding sequence ATGGCCCTGACAATGCTGAATGAGCTCCTGATTGAGGACCCCAGCCCACCTGTGCTGCTGTACCAGGTTAGTAAGACTGCCAAGCTAGATACCCTCAACTATCAGAGCTGCTTTATGCAGAACGTCTTTGCCCACTTCCCTGAGATCTTATTTATCCACCGGACCTATAATCCAAGGGGCAAGGTGTTATATACCTTCCTTGTAGATGGCCCTCGGGTACAGCTGGAGGGTCATCTTGCCCGGGCAGTCTACTTCGCCATTCCTGCCAAGGAGGATGCTGAAGGCCTAGCCCAGATGTTCCAGGTGTTCAAGAAGTGTAACCCAGCCTGGGAGAAAGTCTGTACCATCCTAGTGGATCCCTacttcctccctctgcccaccctaGCTATGGAGTTCCCCGCAGCTGAGGTCCTGCCCTCAGCCTTCCACATCTGTAAGTTCCTCCAGGGCAAGTTCTATCAGCTTTCCCTCGAACAGCCTGTGGAGCAGGTACTCCTGACCTCCCTGCAGAGCACAATGTGCTCGGCCACAGCTGGCAACCTGAGGAAATTGTACACACTCCTGAGCAATTGCATCCCCCCAGACCAGCTGCCCAAGCTCCACTCATACTGGCTGCTCAATGACCGCATCTGGCTGGCCCACCGCTGGAGGAGCCACGCCGAGAGCAGCCGCTACTTCCAGGACCTGGAGGTCACCACCCGAGTCCTCAGCCAGTTCTTTGGCACCACCCCATCTGTGGAACAAGGCATGACCTCCCTGCTCCGATACATGCAACAGAACTCTGGAGACATGGCAAGCTTCAGCCTGGGCCTGAGTCCCCAGAGCACTTGTGCCCCTTCAGACGTCAGCCCCCAAAGCCCCAAAGTGGAGCAGTTGGTAGAAGCCTGCATCCAACACTCCCTCCACACCATCTGCACGGGGCCCgcagcccagctctgcctggggGAGCTTGCCGTGGTCCAGAAATCCGTGCACCTCATTGGCTCGGGCTCCGAAAAGGTGAACATCCAGATCCTGGAGGACACCCATAGGGTGCAGCCCCAGCCCCCTGCCAGCTGCAGCTGCTACTTTAACCAGGCCTTCCACCTGCCCTGCCGCCACATCCTAGCCATGCTCGGTGCCCGCCACCAGGTGCTCCAACCCGACATGTTGCCGTCTCAGTGGACAGAAGGTTGTGCTGCCAGTCTAGACAACATCCTGGGCAGCAAATGGAGTGAGACCCTGGATAAACACTTGGCCGTGACTCTCCTCACCGAGGAGGTGGGTCAGCTCTTGCAGCACTGCAGCCAGGAGGAGTTTGAAAGGCGGTATAGCACCCTGCGGGAACTGGCCGACAGCTGGATCGGCCCTTACGAGCAGGTCCAGCTGTGA
- the ZSWIM3 gene encoding zinc finger SWIM domain-containing protein 3 isoform X1 — protein sequence MELGSCFKTYEDFKKCFSAYKKENRCSFILRDRVSVRFHNLNHGTSIREDILYVQVKFVCIRTQSNRKRTPEADLCPAYLLLQYNEKLDRLFISELNTQHIHMDAKTAGPRGDTDDKPQKTICLQKPQPVQPTFKKESNGVDKSPVEPSFCLDQVQAASKAEQEGITASDLAKIAKVMKNFLKVDEGSMASLSVGNSQDLDRLSFQSSKMSNLFIRFPENLLLHRVENAQGHILYAFLVENKEREGRVVHFAVLKAETATSVAKMLSIFTEFNSDWPKIKVVFVDPSFPHRAVLQEIFPAARILLSIYHTTRLLEKKLQRSSATLSFKNLMKEALREAVFVTSEASLQNLCQMSQVLLDEELFSFLQAHWFSCELLWYMHVRKGLHACNTYMDSLDIVTSKVSSLFREQQSLLDCILRFVDYIDFFNSKGVKNLPTAPPKLKRARPASTPPKSKKAFGICGGSFTRLAVKDTEPYAQQMEQQQQPQVQPSQGGMLDTLHQSGSELAYKLCYNEWEVVQNSTHLVDMAGSSVDVQLLEDSHQVSKDGCSCSCSFQQWYHLPCRHILALLHTSQKPVGETMVCRRWQKRYQHLLGPTGELRDPVVVPNTGQPGKQGQNDMIQDLSRELANLLMQSEGAELEERFSTLRKIVDIWADPHQPPEPTQQPGDFRDVGRLPFLWGKQEEREGLPLAGATIHD from the exons ATGGAGCTGGGCAGCTGTTTCAAGACCTACGAGGACTTCAAGAAGTGTTTCAGCGCCTACAAAAAGGAGAACAGGTGCTCCTTCATTCTCAGGGACCGCGTCTCCGTCCGCTTCCACAACCTCAACCATGGCACCTCCATCCGCGAGGACATCCT ATATGTGCAGGTGAAATTTGTCTGTATTCGGACCCAGTCAAACAGGAAGAGAACACCAGAGGCGGACCTGTGCCCAGCATACCTGCTCCTGCAGTACAATGAGAAACTGGATAGACTGTTTATCAGTGAACTCAACACCCAGCATATACACATGGATGCCAAAACCGCAGGTCCTAGGGGAGACACCGATGACAAACCTCAAAAGACAATTTGCCTACAGAAACCCCAGCCTGTGCAGCCCACATTCAAGAAAGAGTCCAATGGGGTTGACAAGTCCCCGGTTGAACCATCGTTTTGCTTAGATCAGGTCCAAGCAGCCTCAAAGGCAGAGCAAGAAGGTATCACTGCTTCGGACCTGGCCAAGATAGCAAAAGTGATGAAGAACTTTCTTAAGGTGGACGAGGGTTCCATGGCCTCACTCAGTGTAGGCAACAGCCAAGACCTGGACCGGCTCAGCTTCCAGAGCAGCAAGATGAGCAACCTGTTCATCCGCTTCCCAGAAAACCTCTTGCTGCACCGGGTGGAGAACGCCCAGGGCCACATCCTCTATGCTTTCCTGGTGGAGAACAAGGAACGAGAGGGTCGAGTGGTACACTTTGCTGTGCTCAAGGCCGAGACAGCCACGTCTGTGGCCAAGATGCTGAGTATCTTTACAGAGTTCAACTCAGACTggcccaagatcaaggtggtcTTTGTGGACCCATCCTTCCCCCATCGAGCCGTCCTGCAGGAGATCTTTCCTGCTGCCCGCATTCTCCTTTCCATCTACCATACGACCCGGCTCTTGGAGAAGAAGTTGCAGCGTAGTTCAGCAACTCTGTCCTTTAAAAATCTCATGAAGGAAGCCCTGCGGGAGGCTGTGTTTGTCACTTCTGAGGCCAGCCTGCAAAATCTCTGTCAGATGTCCCAAGTCCTACTAGACGAGGAACTCTTCAGCTTCCTGCAGGCCCACTGGTTCTCCTGTGAGCTGCTGTGGTACATGCACGTCAGGAAGGGCCTGCACGCGTGTAACACCTACATGGACAGCCTAGACATCGTCACCAGCAAGGTGTCAAGCCTCTTTCGGGAACAGCAGTCTCTGCTGGACTGTATCCTCCGCTTTGTGGATTATATCGACTTCTTTAATAGCAAAGGCGTGAAGAACTTGCCCACAGCTCCTCCCAAGTTAAAGCGAGCCCGGCCAGCAAGCACGCCGCCAAAGTCCAAGAAGGCTTTTGGAATCTGTGGAGGGAGCTTCACCAGGCTCGCTGTGAAAGACACAGAGCCATACGCACAGCAgatggagcagcagcagcagccacaggtGCAGCCCTCCCAGGGTGGCATGCTAGACACCTTGCACCAGAGTGGCTCCGAACTGGCCTATAAGCTGTGCTACAATGAGTGGGAGGTGGTGCAGAACTCTACCCACCTGGTGGACATGGCTGGCTCCTCAGTGGACGTTCAGCTGCTGGAGGACTCTCACCAGGTTAGCAAAGATGGCTGTAGCTGCAGCTGTTCCTTTCAACAGTGGTACCACCTGCCGTGCCGGCACATTTTGGCCCTGCTGCACACCAGCCAGAAGCCTGTGGGTGAAACCATGGTGTGCCGCCGGTGGCAAAAGAGGTACCAGCACCTCCTGGGGCCCACTGGGGAGCTCCGGGACCCTGTTGTGGTCCCAAACACAGGCCAGCCTGGGAAGCAGGGACAGAACGACATGATTCAGGACCTAAGCAGGGAGCTAGCAAACCTGCTAATGCAAAGTGAGGGTGCAGAGCTGGAGGAGCGCTTTTCCACCCTGCGCAAGATTGTGGACATCTGGGCTGACCCGCACCAGCCACCTGAGCCCACTCAGCAGCCAGGGGACTTCAGGGATGTGGGCCGCCTCCCTTTTCTCTGGGGAaaacaggaggaaagggaaggactCCCTCTTGCTGGAGCCACGATTCATGATTGA
- the ZSWIM3 gene encoding zinc finger SWIM domain-containing protein 3 isoform X2: MELGSCFKTYEDFKKCFSAYKKENRYVQVKFVCIRTQSNRKRTPEADLCPAYLLLQYNEKLDRLFISELNTQHIHMDAKTAGPRGDTDDKPQKTICLQKPQPVQPTFKKESNGVDKSPVEPSFCLDQVQAASKAEQEGITASDLAKIAKVMKNFLKVDEGSMASLSVGNSQDLDRLSFQSSKMSNLFIRFPENLLLHRVENAQGHILYAFLVENKEREGRVVHFAVLKAETATSVAKMLSIFTEFNSDWPKIKVVFVDPSFPHRAVLQEIFPAARILLSIYHTTRLLEKKLQRSSATLSFKNLMKEALREAVFVTSEASLQNLCQMSQVLLDEELFSFLQAHWFSCELLWYMHVRKGLHACNTYMDSLDIVTSKVSSLFREQQSLLDCILRFVDYIDFFNSKGVKNLPTAPPKLKRARPASTPPKSKKAFGICGGSFTRLAVKDTEPYAQQMEQQQQPQVQPSQGGMLDTLHQSGSELAYKLCYNEWEVVQNSTHLVDMAGSSVDVQLLEDSHQVSKDGCSCSCSFQQWYHLPCRHILALLHTSQKPVGETMVCRRWQKRYQHLLGPTGELRDPVVVPNTGQPGKQGQNDMIQDLSRELANLLMQSEGAELEERFSTLRKIVDIWADPHQPPEPTQQPGDFRDVGRLPFLWGKQEEREGLPLAGATIHD; the protein is encoded by the exons ATGGAGCTGGGCAGCTGTTTCAAGACCTACGAGGACTTCAAGAAGTGTTTCAGCGCCTACAAAAAGGAGAACAG ATATGTGCAGGTGAAATTTGTCTGTATTCGGACCCAGTCAAACAGGAAGAGAACACCAGAGGCGGACCTGTGCCCAGCATACCTGCTCCTGCAGTACAATGAGAAACTGGATAGACTGTTTATCAGTGAACTCAACACCCAGCATATACACATGGATGCCAAAACCGCAGGTCCTAGGGGAGACACCGATGACAAACCTCAAAAGACAATTTGCCTACAGAAACCCCAGCCTGTGCAGCCCACATTCAAGAAAGAGTCCAATGGGGTTGACAAGTCCCCGGTTGAACCATCGTTTTGCTTAGATCAGGTCCAAGCAGCCTCAAAGGCAGAGCAAGAAGGTATCACTGCTTCGGACCTGGCCAAGATAGCAAAAGTGATGAAGAACTTTCTTAAGGTGGACGAGGGTTCCATGGCCTCACTCAGTGTAGGCAACAGCCAAGACCTGGACCGGCTCAGCTTCCAGAGCAGCAAGATGAGCAACCTGTTCATCCGCTTCCCAGAAAACCTCTTGCTGCACCGGGTGGAGAACGCCCAGGGCCACATCCTCTATGCTTTCCTGGTGGAGAACAAGGAACGAGAGGGTCGAGTGGTACACTTTGCTGTGCTCAAGGCCGAGACAGCCACGTCTGTGGCCAAGATGCTGAGTATCTTTACAGAGTTCAACTCAGACTggcccaagatcaaggtggtcTTTGTGGACCCATCCTTCCCCCATCGAGCCGTCCTGCAGGAGATCTTTCCTGCTGCCCGCATTCTCCTTTCCATCTACCATACGACCCGGCTCTTGGAGAAGAAGTTGCAGCGTAGTTCAGCAACTCTGTCCTTTAAAAATCTCATGAAGGAAGCCCTGCGGGAGGCTGTGTTTGTCACTTCTGAGGCCAGCCTGCAAAATCTCTGTCAGATGTCCCAAGTCCTACTAGACGAGGAACTCTTCAGCTTCCTGCAGGCCCACTGGTTCTCCTGTGAGCTGCTGTGGTACATGCACGTCAGGAAGGGCCTGCACGCGTGTAACACCTACATGGACAGCCTAGACATCGTCACCAGCAAGGTGTCAAGCCTCTTTCGGGAACAGCAGTCTCTGCTGGACTGTATCCTCCGCTTTGTGGATTATATCGACTTCTTTAATAGCAAAGGCGTGAAGAACTTGCCCACAGCTCCTCCCAAGTTAAAGCGAGCCCGGCCAGCAAGCACGCCGCCAAAGTCCAAGAAGGCTTTTGGAATCTGTGGAGGGAGCTTCACCAGGCTCGCTGTGAAAGACACAGAGCCATACGCACAGCAgatggagcagcagcagcagccacaggtGCAGCCCTCCCAGGGTGGCATGCTAGACACCTTGCACCAGAGTGGCTCCGAACTGGCCTATAAGCTGTGCTACAATGAGTGGGAGGTGGTGCAGAACTCTACCCACCTGGTGGACATGGCTGGCTCCTCAGTGGACGTTCAGCTGCTGGAGGACTCTCACCAGGTTAGCAAAGATGGCTGTAGCTGCAGCTGTTCCTTTCAACAGTGGTACCACCTGCCGTGCCGGCACATTTTGGCCCTGCTGCACACCAGCCAGAAGCCTGTGGGTGAAACCATGGTGTGCCGCCGGTGGCAAAAGAGGTACCAGCACCTCCTGGGGCCCACTGGGGAGCTCCGGGACCCTGTTGTGGTCCCAAACACAGGCCAGCCTGGGAAGCAGGGACAGAACGACATGATTCAGGACCTAAGCAGGGAGCTAGCAAACCTGCTAATGCAAAGTGAGGGTGCAGAGCTGGAGGAGCGCTTTTCCACCCTGCGCAAGATTGTGGACATCTGGGCTGACCCGCACCAGCCACCTGAGCCCACTCAGCAGCCAGGGGACTTCAGGGATGTGGGCCGCCTCCCTTTTCTCTGGGGAaaacaggaggaaagggaaggactCCCTCTTGCTGGAGCCACGATTCATGATTGA
- the ZSWIM3 gene encoding zinc finger SWIM domain-containing protein 3 isoform X3 produces MDAKTAGPRGDTDDKPQKTICLQKPQPVQPTFKKESNGVDKSPVEPSFCLDQVQAASKAEQEGITASDLAKIAKVMKNFLKVDEGSMASLSVGNSQDLDRLSFQSSKMSNLFIRFPENLLLHRVENAQGHILYAFLVENKEREGRVVHFAVLKAETATSVAKMLSIFTEFNSDWPKIKVVFVDPSFPHRAVLQEIFPAARILLSIYHTTRLLEKKLQRSSATLSFKNLMKEALREAVFVTSEASLQNLCQMSQVLLDEELFSFLQAHWFSCELLWYMHVRKGLHACNTYMDSLDIVTSKVSSLFREQQSLLDCILRFVDYIDFFNSKGVKNLPTAPPKLKRARPASTPPKSKKAFGICGGSFTRLAVKDTEPYAQQMEQQQQPQVQPSQGGMLDTLHQSGSELAYKLCYNEWEVVQNSTHLVDMAGSSVDVQLLEDSHQVSKDGCSCSCSFQQWYHLPCRHILALLHTSQKPVGETMVCRRWQKRYQHLLGPTGELRDPVVVPNTGQPGKQGQNDMIQDLSRELANLLMQSEGAELEERFSTLRKIVDIWADPHQPPEPTQQPGDFRDVGRLPFLWGKQEEREGLPLAGATIHD; encoded by the coding sequence ATGGATGCCAAAACCGCAGGTCCTAGGGGAGACACCGATGACAAACCTCAAAAGACAATTTGCCTACAGAAACCCCAGCCTGTGCAGCCCACATTCAAGAAAGAGTCCAATGGGGTTGACAAGTCCCCGGTTGAACCATCGTTTTGCTTAGATCAGGTCCAAGCAGCCTCAAAGGCAGAGCAAGAAGGTATCACTGCTTCGGACCTGGCCAAGATAGCAAAAGTGATGAAGAACTTTCTTAAGGTGGACGAGGGTTCCATGGCCTCACTCAGTGTAGGCAACAGCCAAGACCTGGACCGGCTCAGCTTCCAGAGCAGCAAGATGAGCAACCTGTTCATCCGCTTCCCAGAAAACCTCTTGCTGCACCGGGTGGAGAACGCCCAGGGCCACATCCTCTATGCTTTCCTGGTGGAGAACAAGGAACGAGAGGGTCGAGTGGTACACTTTGCTGTGCTCAAGGCCGAGACAGCCACGTCTGTGGCCAAGATGCTGAGTATCTTTACAGAGTTCAACTCAGACTggcccaagatcaaggtggtcTTTGTGGACCCATCCTTCCCCCATCGAGCCGTCCTGCAGGAGATCTTTCCTGCTGCCCGCATTCTCCTTTCCATCTACCATACGACCCGGCTCTTGGAGAAGAAGTTGCAGCGTAGTTCAGCAACTCTGTCCTTTAAAAATCTCATGAAGGAAGCCCTGCGGGAGGCTGTGTTTGTCACTTCTGAGGCCAGCCTGCAAAATCTCTGTCAGATGTCCCAAGTCCTACTAGACGAGGAACTCTTCAGCTTCCTGCAGGCCCACTGGTTCTCCTGTGAGCTGCTGTGGTACATGCACGTCAGGAAGGGCCTGCACGCGTGTAACACCTACATGGACAGCCTAGACATCGTCACCAGCAAGGTGTCAAGCCTCTTTCGGGAACAGCAGTCTCTGCTGGACTGTATCCTCCGCTTTGTGGATTATATCGACTTCTTTAATAGCAAAGGCGTGAAGAACTTGCCCACAGCTCCTCCCAAGTTAAAGCGAGCCCGGCCAGCAAGCACGCCGCCAAAGTCCAAGAAGGCTTTTGGAATCTGTGGAGGGAGCTTCACCAGGCTCGCTGTGAAAGACACAGAGCCATACGCACAGCAgatggagcagcagcagcagccacaggtGCAGCCCTCCCAGGGTGGCATGCTAGACACCTTGCACCAGAGTGGCTCCGAACTGGCCTATAAGCTGTGCTACAATGAGTGGGAGGTGGTGCAGAACTCTACCCACCTGGTGGACATGGCTGGCTCCTCAGTGGACGTTCAGCTGCTGGAGGACTCTCACCAGGTTAGCAAAGATGGCTGTAGCTGCAGCTGTTCCTTTCAACAGTGGTACCACCTGCCGTGCCGGCACATTTTGGCCCTGCTGCACACCAGCCAGAAGCCTGTGGGTGAAACCATGGTGTGCCGCCGGTGGCAAAAGAGGTACCAGCACCTCCTGGGGCCCACTGGGGAGCTCCGGGACCCTGTTGTGGTCCCAAACACAGGCCAGCCTGGGAAGCAGGGACAGAACGACATGATTCAGGACCTAAGCAGGGAGCTAGCAAACCTGCTAATGCAAAGTGAGGGTGCAGAGCTGGAGGAGCGCTTTTCCACCCTGCGCAAGATTGTGGACATCTGGGCTGACCCGCACCAGCCACCTGAGCCCACTCAGCAGCCAGGGGACTTCAGGGATGTGGGCCGCCTCCCTTTTCTCTGGGGAaaacaggaggaaagggaaggactCCCTCTTGCTGGAGCCACGATTCATGATTGA